One genomic region from Augochlora pura isolate Apur16 chromosome 7, APUR_v2.2.1, whole genome shotgun sequence encodes:
- the LOC144473188 gene encoding uncharacterized protein LOC144473188 yields MITALPVPSVKVFHKTYYQEKGSRVTSSQPGSPLTESEAVLALLDKEPPEYYFCGKVNALHVVVGSLLLGAVVLVVGLVQLAPGAEAAQNSTSLIVAGCILLSVGVFLATIRALCIKRQKSGHKDETHQRSVTSIDMLLAQHRDFTVLTPDELEDLVGRSTSALESKIRKQGHNT; encoded by the exons ATGATCACCGCGTTGCCAGTGCCCTCGGTGAAAGTCTTCCACAAAACCTATTACCAAGAAAAGGGATCCAGGGTAACGAGTAGTCAGCCTGGCAGTCCACTAACGGAGAGCGAGGCCGTGCTGGCGTTGCTGGACAAAGAACCACCAGAGTACTACTTCTGTGGCAAG GTAAACGCATTGCACGTGGTGGTTGGCTCCCTTCTCCTAGGCGCCGTGGTCTTAGTAGTAGGTCTGGTGCAGCTGGCACCAGGTGCAGAGGCAGCGCAAAATTCCACGTCCCTAATCGTAGCAGGCTGCATTCTACTGTCGGTAGGTGTATTCCTAGCGACAATTAGAGCCTTGTGCATCAAGAGACAGAAATCCGGTCACAAGGACGAGACCCACCAGCGTAGTGTGACCAGTATAGACATGCTGTTGGCGCAGCACAG AGATTTCACCGTGTTGACGCCGGACGAACTGGAGGATCTGGTCGGCCGATCGACCTCCGCTCTGGAGAGCAAGATCCGCAAGCAGGGTCACAACACCTAG